The Mariprofundus ferrinatatus DNA window GCTGCTGAGCAGATTCTCGGAAGTACAGAATATCGCGCACACACTCGCCACGAAGCAGAGCACCGGCGATGTGCTCTCCTCATTATTGACAGGTGCCAGAAGGGTATCCGGGGCTGACGGCGGAACCATTTACCTGCTGGGAAGCGATAATCAGCTCCACTTCACTGTCATGCAGAATGAGACGTTGAAAATCTCACATGTCGAACCTTCCGAAAAAAGCACCTCTTTTATTCCCATTCCCCTGTATGACAAAGAGGGAAACCCGAATCAGGAAAATCTCGCTGCCCGCGCAGCCATAGAGAACAACAGCTCCAATATTCCGGATGTCTACGCAGCAGAAGGCATTCATACATCGGGTATCAGGGCTTTTGACGAGCAGATGAATTACAGGACACAGTCACTGCTGACAATTCCCATTCACAATCAGACATGGGGGGTTATCGGCGTCCTTCAGCTGATCAATTCGGTTAATAAAGATAGCGGACAGGCTGAACCCTTTTCAGAAGCCGACCTGCTTCTGGCTGAGGCCCTGGCATTTCAGGCAGGCACAAATATCACCAATGCCCGTATAAATGCAGAGTCTGAGAAGTTGCTTGACCGCGTAACACGGCTCAACCAGATCGGCATCTCCCTCTCCTCTCAGGAGAGCACCGAGCAGTTGCTCAAAGAGATTGTCATCAGTGCCAAAGCGCTTACCTTTGCCGATGCTGGCACACTGTATCTGCACAAGGACAACAAGCTCCATTTTGAGGTGATGCAGACCGACTCCCTTGATATTCATTTGAGCAGTGCGGATGGCAACCTGAGCAATATCGAGCCGATCCCGCTATACGATATGCGTGGCAATCCCAATGACCGACTTGTGGCTGCCAGTGCCGCACTGCATGGATCTACAATCAATATTCCGGATGTTTATCAGGCTGACGGCTATAATTTCACAGGCACCCGGGCCTTTGACCGTAAAAACGGCTATCGATCCCAATCCTTCCTGACTGTACCGATGCATAATCAGAAAAAAGAGCTGATCGGTGTCCTGCAGCTGATCAATGCGATCTCTCCGGACAGTGGTAAGATCACCAGTTTCTCAGAAGAGGATCAGCAGCTGGCGGAATCATTTGCCTCCCAGGCCGCCGTTGCACTGACCAATAAACGGCTAAATGAAGAGCTGCAACTGTTACTGGAATCTTTTATCGATGTGATCTCGAAATCGATTGATGAAAAATCCCCCTACACGGGTGGCCACTGCCGCCGTGTTACGGAACTTGCCATGATGACCGCCAGGGCGGCAAGTGAAACAGATAGCGGTCCACTTGCCGGCTTCAGACTCTCGAAAGAAGAGATGTATGAGATGAAAATTGCCGCCATGCTTCACGATTGCGGAAAAATCACGACACCGGTCCATATTGTCGACAAATCCACTAAACTGGAGACTATCCACGACCGAATCGACCTGCTGGATCTGCGTCATGAACTGATAAGGCGTGATATGATGATCGAAAAGCTTCAGCAACAGGTTGCAGAACCGGATTCGGTACTGGAATCACTTCAGGAACCGCTATCAAAACTGCAGGAGGATATGGCGTTCATTCACCAGAGTAATATGGGGGGCGAATTTATGGCGCCCGAAAGGCAGCAGCGCATCCATAACATTGCGGCCGAATACTCCTGGCAGGATGCCTCCGGAAAGATACACCCGTTCATTACCGATGATGAGGCTTACAACCTGAATGTGGCCAAAGGCACGCTGACCGATGAAGAGCGGGAAATCATCAATTTCCACATCGTCTCAACCATTCGTATGCTTGAAGCGCTCCCCTTCCCGCAACACCTTCAACATGTTCCTGAAATCGCCGGCGGCCACCATGAGCGCATGGACGGCAAAGGCTACCCCAATGGTCTCACCCGCGATCAGATGTCCGTTCAGGCCCGTATTCTCGGTGTCGCAGATATCTTCGAGGCGCTGACGGCGTCGGATCGCCCCTATAAACCCGGCATGCCGCTCTCCAGAGCCCTCTCCATTCTCGAAACCATGAAGGGTGAAGGGCATATCGATCCCGACCTCTTCGACCTGTTTATCGATAAAAAAATCTATCTCAGCTATGGGCACCGTTTTCTCGATAAACAGCAGGTCGATATCGATGCCTATCACCCGAAGGGAGACGGTAACCAGTAAATATCCGCGGCTCAGGAACAGATCCGAACAATCGGATCCGAGCAATAACCGTTCATATCCAGTAACATGAAAAATACAAATTATAGTCTACAATCTGAATATGCTGGCCAGATTATATAGTGCATCCCTGCGGGGACTCGATGCCGAACACGTCGATGTCGAGGTGGATCTGTCAAAAGGGCTTCCGTGCTGGAGCTTAGTCGGACTTCCTGAGGGGGCAGTTCGCGAAGCGCGCGACCGTATCCGTTCTGCAGTCGTTAATTCCGGTTTTGAGTTCCCGCTGCGCCGCATCACGGTCAACCTCTCTCCTGCAGATCGGCGTAAAGATGGCTCACATTTCGATCTGCCAATCGCTATCGCCCTGCTCAAGGCGTCCGGACAGCTTTCAGAACAACCCAGGCTGCCGCTGTTGAATGGCAGCAGCGCACCAGCAAAAGATGCTGAAACCCCGTTTCTGATCGGCGAACTCGCACTGGATGGACGCCTCAATCCGGTTAACGGTGTACTTTCACTGGCCCTTTTCGCACGCCAACAGGGGTTCAGCAGCATCATCCTGCCAAAAGATAACCTTCGCGAGGCCGTAGCCGTTACAGGGTTGACTGCATACCCGGCAGAACACCTGCTTGCAGTGGCTGAGCACCTGTCAGGCAAATCGCTTCTACAGAGCGCTGCACGACCCGAAGAGGGTTCTCATGATCGAGAAATTGATATCGATATGGCCGATGTTCGTGGCCAGCAGCAGGCGCGAAGAGCACTTGAGATCGCCGCTGCCGGAGGTCATCACCTCCTGATGAGCGGTCCTCCCGGTGTCGGCAAAAGCATGCTGGCAAAATGCCTGCCCGGCATTCTGCCTCCGTTAACGATGGAACAGGCGCTGGAGGTGACCCGTATCTACAGTGTTTCCGGTGACAACTCCCGCTTTCCAATGAGCAGGTGTCCTCCACTTCGGCAACCGCATCACTCTGCATCCGATGTCGCAATCATTGGTGGCGGCAGCAATCCGAGACCGGGAGAAGTATCCAAGGCCGACCATGGCATCCTGTTTCTCGATGAGCTCCCCGAACATAAGCGGATTGTTCTGGAAACACTCAGGCAGCCCCTGGAAGATGGTCGCGTCACCGTGGCGCGTGCCGCTGATACCGTTGAGTTCCCTGCCCGCTTCCAGCTTATCGCAGCCATGAATCCATGTCCGTGCGGTTACCTCGGACACCCCGTGAAACCGTGTCGCTGTTCACAGGCAGAGATCAGACGTTACATGGGTCGCATCTCAGGTCCGTTGCTCGATCGTTTCGACCTGCGTATCCATGTGCCGCCAGTAGAGCATCACGAGTTGAGTCGCATGCAGCCTGGAGAGCCTTCGAAAAAGGTGGCCGAACGCATAAAACTGGCGCGTGCCAGGCAGTATGGGCGACTGGGCAGCGGAAACGTCAATGCACGCATGAGTTCCAGCGATATCGAACGTGACGCCAAACCGGATGAGGAGGGTGCAAAGCTGATCGATCGAGCCATGAACCATTTTGCCCTGTCTGCCCGCAGTTACCACCGTATTCTGAAAGTCGCCCGCACCATTGCCGATCTTGATGCCTCTGAAAGCGTCACTGCATCGCATATCGCCGAAGCGCTGCAGTATCGTGGAGAAGACTTCATTGATACAGCCTGAGTTGTATCAAACAGCATAAACAAGGGCCTCCGAAGAGGCCCTTGTTTATATCTTACAGCTGAAAGCCCTTAATCACTCCAGCTAAGTGCATGCCCTTCTGGTCGTGGCAGCACCGGGAATGTCACCTGTGGCTGCGTGCCGGTCAGGGTTTTCAGGAACTCGACGATATCCGCAGTATCCCCATCAGAGAGTTCGGTATCGAGCTGGGTCTTGGCCATCACGCGAACGGCCTCATCCAGCGTTTTAACGCCACCATCGTGGAAATACGGGGCAGTGAGTGCCACATTGCGCCAGGACTGTACGCGGAAGAGATGATCATCTTCATCCTTGCCGGATACGGATTTCACACCCTCATCGGTGCCATAGGCGAACTTCTGGAAGGTGTTGTTGGTGAACAGGGCACCGGAGTGGCATGAGGTACAACCGACCTCGACCACCTTCTGCATGCCGCGCTTGGCAGCCTCGCTGATATCAGCTTTACCCTGGGCATAGAGATCGAACGGAGCATCCGGCGTGATCAGTGTGCGTTCAAAAGCGGCAATGGCTTTGGCCATGTTATCGTAGTTCAACGCATTGGCACCAAACACCTTTTCAAACAGCGGTCCGTAACCTGCCTCAGTCAGGCGGGCAACCACTTCAGTCTCATCCATGCTGGCCATCTCGACCGGGTTCAGTGGCGGGCCCTTGGCCTGATCTTCAAGCTGTGGTGCACGACCATCCCAGAACTGGGCGCTCCAGAAAGCGGAGTTCAGCACGGTTGGTGCATTGCGCCCACCGCGCTGCCATTTGTGACCGATAGAGAACTGCTGATTGTCCACACCGCCAGTGCCGAGGTTGTGGCAGGAGTTGCAGGAAAAGTTGCCGCTCTTGGAGAGTGCCGGTTCAAAGTAGAGTATCTTACCCAGCTCAACCTTCTCTTCTGTCTGAGGATTGTCGGCCGGAACAGGCACTTCGGTTGGCAGCGGGCCCATGCCCTCGGGAAGATCGGCTGGTGGTGCTGGTGCAGGTTCCGGCTGTGCTGCCGGTTGTGCTGCCTGCTGGACGGCAGGTGTATCCTTGGATGAGTCCGAACAGCCAACTGCTGCTACAGAGAACATCGCCAGTATAGTTATGGTAATCATGGACTTGTTTTTCACGGCAAACTCCTTTGAAATTCGATCCATTGAAGACTAAATCGCTGTAATTTGTAGTCAATGTTACTTAATTGTATATATTTCTAACCATGCCAATCGAGCCTTTCCTTATCCAGAAAGAGATGATGCAGAGCAGATGATCTCTCCTACCTCTTTGACCATCGTCTCCTATGCCGTGCCGGCAACACTGGTTGGTGGCCTCACATTATGGGTAGGACGTGAGCGCAATATTGACTGGAAAATCTGGGAGCCGGTCGTGATGGCAGTCCCCTTTCTGATGGTGCTGATCTATATCGTGCTGACCTTTGGAAGTATTCACCAGGGGGTAATAGAGATGGGGTTCCATCCCGTTGCCGTGGCGATGATTGCAGGCATAGGCGGTTTTCTCGGAGGCCTCACACTGCTGCCACGGATCCTGTTTCCCAACACGGATGTTCCAGATGGAACAGTGTCAGCAGCATCCGCATTCCTGGTCGGGCTGTTCTGCCTGAAAATGTTTTTCCTGATGGCAGCCTTTGCCAATCCCAAAGCGCTGATTGCACCTGATTAAGCCGATGAACCTCTCCGGAGGTTCATGTTGGCACGAAAATTGGTTGTATGCTTAAGGATGTTGATGGAAATTGATTAAACCGGGCATGGAGCCCTTCAGACCTGACAGAAAATGTCACTAAGGATGGCCTCATGAAAGAAATTATAGACCAGCTCGCCTCACATGACCTGCTGCAGGATATTATTGAGGGCGTCCCTATCCGTATCTTCTGGAAGGATCGTGACTGCCGCTACCTGGGCTGCAACACCATCTTTGCCTGGGATGCAGGTGTATCCCGCCCGGAGGGACTGGTCGGCAAAACCGATTTCGATTTGATGTGGAAGGATCAGGCGGAACGCTATCACGCAGATGATTTCAGCATCATGGAGTCCGGCAACTCCCGACTGGCGTATGAGGAGCAACGAACAACACCGGAAGGCGAGACAATCTGGCTGCGCACCTCGAAGGTGCCGCTGCGCGGCAAAAACGATGAAGTCATTGGCATTCTTGGCATCTATGAAGATATCACCGCAGAAAAAAACAAGCAGATAGCCCTGCAAAACTCTGAAAAGACACTTAACCATATTTTCAACAGCCTTCAGGAGGCCTATTACCGCACCGACATTGAGGGGCGGATAATCAAGGTTTCTCCTTCCGCAGGTGCAATGATGGCCTGCGAGGCGGAAGAGCTTTTAGGTCAGGAAATTGCTCAATTCTATCTCCATGAAAGCGGCCGCGAGCAATTCCTCAAAGAGCTGCATGAAAATAACGGCACTGTTTACAACTTTGAAGCTCAGATCAGAAGAGTGGATGGTGAAATCATCTGGGTATCGACCAACGCCCACTATTTCCGCAACATGCAAGGAGATGTTACCGGGGTAGAAGGCACCATCAGGGATGTAACAAAGCAGAAGCAGGTAGAAATGGACCTTAGGGATATTCGCCACAGGTATCAGCAGGCGCAGCGCATTGCCCACCTCGGCCATTGGCAACTCGACCTGACCAACAATGCACTGACCTGGTCCGAAGAGGTATTCCTCATCTTTGAGATCACTCCGGAGCAGTTCGGCGCCTCCTACGAAGCGTTTCTGGATGCTGTCCATCCCGAGGATCGCGATTATGTCAACACGGCTTATTCCGACTCTCTTAACAACAGAACCGGCTTCGACATCGAACACCGGCTGCTGCTGCAGGATGGCCGTATCAAATGGGTAAACGGGCGCTGTGAAACCAGTTATGCCGAGGATGGAACAGCGCTCTATTCGACCGGTACCGTTCTCGATATCACTGATCGTAAACTGGCTGAACAGGAACTGCATCAGGAGGCAGCCTTCCGCAACCAGCTTATGGATCGTGCTTCGGAGGGCATTGCTGTGTGGTGCTCCGAAGGTGATGAGGGCTCTGCAAAATTTATTACCTGGAACCGGCGTATGCAGGAGATCACCGGTTACACACGGGATGAGATCAACAGACACGGCTGGCTTGAAACCATTTACGACAACGAAACCGAACGAAACCGAGCCAGAGATACCATGCAGAGCGTCATCGCTGGTAACCCCAACTTTGGAAAGGACTTCGAAATCGTTACCAAGAGCGGAGAAAGACGAACCGTGCACATCTCCTCCTCTGCCATCTACCAGGAGGAATGCACACCCTGTGTGCTCGCACTGATTCAGGATGTCACCGAGCACAGAGTGCAGCAGCGCCTGCTGAGTGATGAGCGCAAGCGCTTTAAAATGCTGTTTGAATCCTCCAGCGACGGCATCTTCATTCTCGATATGCATGGCCATTTCATCGACATCAACCGCACTGCACATGAACGGCTGGGCTACAGCAAGGATGAGATGATGGCGATGAGCATCAGGGAGCTCGATCCGCCCGAATTCGCCGCAAGGGTTCCCGAACGTATCGCCATGATCAAAAAACATGGTGCCGCCACCTTTGAAACCGCCCACTACAGAAAAGATGGCTCCATCATGCCGGTAGAAATCAACTCGAGGATTATCGAGCTCGACGGCGAACCGGTGTTTTACAGTGTGCTTCGTGATATCAGCGATCGAAAAAAAGCTGAAGAGGAGTTGCAGCTCGCCAAATTCGTGATGGATCATGCTCCGGTCAATATCACCTTCATCGACTCCGATGCCCGCATTCGCTACCTGAACGGGACGGGCTGTGAAACACTGGGGTATTCACAGGAGGAGGCGCTGAATCTTTGCATCCCCGATATCGACCCCCTCTTTCCTATCGAGATATGGGGGGAACACTGGGCCGACCTGAAGGCCAGAAAATCACTCATTGTCGAAACCCAGCATCAGCGAAAGAGTGGAGAAATATTTCCGATCGAGGTCATGGCCAACTACATGGAGTTCGGCGACAAGGCCTATAATGTTGCCTTTGACAGGGACATTAGCGATCGCAAACTGGCTGAAGCAGCCATGCAGCGCTTCCGTGTTGCCCTTGATAACAGTGCAGACGCGATTTTCATCATAGATCGCAGCTCCATGATGTTTATCGATATGAATGAAGCCGCATGCAACAGAATGGGCTATACCCGGCAGGAACTGCTCGCCATGGGCCCCGGTGACATCACGCCATACCTGAGTCGCGAACAGCTTGAGGCCTCCTTTGACCAGATGTTCAGGGATGGAAGTGATAGCAGCACCATCGACACGGTTCACGCCTGCAAGGATGGCTCGGAATTCCCGGTGGAGGTTCGCCTGAGATCCTTTAAGGAAGATGGCAGGGAGCTGCTTGTTGCGATTGCACGAGATGTTTCCGATCGCAAGGATCTCGAAGAGCAGCTGCGTCATTCACAAAAAATGGAGGCGGTAGGCACGCTGGTCGGAGGCATCGCCCATGACTTCAACAATATGCTGGCAGCCATTCAGGGGAATGTTTATCTGGCAAAAATGCAGTTAAGGGACCATCCTCAGTTGGGTGACAGGTTGCGCAACATCGAGAAACTGGGCAACCGTGCAGCCGAAATGGTACAGCAGCTTCTCACCTTTGCCCGAAAGGACAGCGTGACGAAGCGCGTATTCAGCCTCAACCCCTTCATGAAAGAGGGCTTCAAGCTGGCTAAAACCCTCATCCCGGAGAACATCGACCACCAGACCAGCATCTGCAGTGAACCACTGAGAATCGAAGGAGATGCCACGCAGCTGCAGCAGGTGTTGATGAACCTGCTGACCAATGCGGTTGATGCAGTTGCCGAGGTTCCGAACCCTGCGATTCAATGCTCGCTTACACCTTTCTGCGCTGATCCTGCCTTCCTTAAAAAACATCCCACATTAACCGGCAACAGGTTCGCCTGTATAAGCGTTGCCGATAACGGCCATGGCATTCCTGAGGATCAGCTGTCGAATATTTTCGAGCCTTTCTATACCACCAAGGAGGTCGGCAAAGGTACGGGACTTGGTCTTGCCATGCTCTACGGTGCGGTGCAGACGCACGATGGCGCGATCGAGGTCGAAAGCAAGGTGAACGGTGGATCTCTGTTCCGCATTTTCCTGCCATTGAGCAAGCAGAAAAGTGAGCCTTCCGCAGTGAGCAAGGCCGATGTCATGGATGGAGCAGGCAGAACCATCCTGATTGCGGATGATGATAAAGATGTCCGTCAGACAACCTGCGAGGTATTGCGCAGTCTGGGTTATCGGATCATTGAAGCGGAAGACGGAGAATCAGCACTGAACCTGTTCAGGAAACACCGCAGTGAAATCGATCTCATTATCTCGGATGTTGTAATGCCTAAAATTGGAGGTGCCGTGCTGTTAGAGGCAGTGCGCCAGATTAATGCAGAGCTTCCGGTAATCCTGGTAACCGGTTACGACAGGGACCATGTTCTGAATGAGGATGCGCAGATGGATTTCTGCCGCGTGGTTAACAAGCCATTTGATATTGATCTGTTATCGCACACGGTTCAGGAGCTTCTCGCCGCAGACCGGAACTGACAGTATAAGCTTTACTCGGTCGGCCAGCCATTGAAATAGGCGTCGCCGGAGAGGGCAAAAAGAAATACGCGACTCATGGCAAAGATGCCCGAGATACTCAGGCTGGCGATCACATTGACCAACAGCTTGGCAGCCACTGTATCCGCCTTGACAAGATAACGCGGCGTGAGCACAAAACTTCCAACCACCGCTGCCCCGATCACCTGCATCACCCAGAAGAATGTCCAGATACCGGTGCCCTGATAGAGCGCATCTACCGAGCCGAAAAAGATGTATGCCATGCCGACCACAGTAATCCACGGCATGAACAGAAAGGCGGCTTCAAAGGGGTGTATCGCGTTGAAGTGGCGTCCTTTGGAGTGGACCATGGTGGCAAATACAACGAGAACCAGTGCATAGATCAACAATGACTGAAGTAGCGGACTCACTTATATCCCTGCTTCCGAATCATAACCAACCTCGCTGATGCATAAGAAATTCGAATGTTTCGAGCAGCATATTTACATTTTCCGGCAGAAACAAAAAGAGCACAAAGGCTATGGCTACCATGATCAGGAAAAGCAGCAGGATGCCTGATATCATGGCAAAAAAGACTTTCCAGCCACCGAGTCCACAATGGAAACGCAAGCCCTTCCAGTTCAGAACCAGATTCCAGAGTGCCATCACCGGCCCCAGATAAGGACCCCAGGCAATCACGAATGGTGGTCCGCTATAAGCGCATACCTGAAATACCGAGGCCATAGAAACAGGTTTTCCGGAGAGTTTGCTTAACGACCAGCTCAACCATCTGCTCCACAGCAACGAAGTGGAGAGACCAATGGCAAGTGACACAGGCAGAATCGAGATAAAGATCAGTGCCCCCACTACCATGTTCGGAGCCAGACTCGATGCAATCGCACCGAATGTTGTGGTCATAAGGATTGATGGAATGGAGAGGTACATGGCGAGCAGAATCGCACTATCCTTCAGGTTCTTTGCCTCAGGCATGCCCTTGAACATCCGTTTCGGGAAAAACAGGGCCACCAGAAAGATCGAAAAAAACACCTCCGCCAGCTTGTCGCGACGGTAGTAGGTATACTGGGGGTTAAAACGGCCGCTCATAATGCGCAGGCGTGCTCAGATTGATGCTGTGAACCAATCCACATTACCCGCAATGCGCCTGACATCGGCTTAATCACGTTTGCAGATCGGACGATAGTCGGGCTCTTCCACCGCACGGGTGATGGAGTCAACAAAACTTGCCAGTTCATCGAAACTGAGAACGGATAGCAGTTTGGCAAGAATCTTCGCATCGACACTGGCCATGACCGAATCACCGTTGGCAAGTTTTACCTCAACGCCGGTAGCATTGAAGCTCTTCACCCCTTCCGCCTCAGCCATCAATGCCTCGGACATATCCAGTGTAGCCATGAAGAGTGCTTCAATTCTGTCATTGGTCACCTCATCCAGATCATCCGGAAGCAGCACCAGCAGCTCATCACCCTTCTCTTTCAACAGGGTTGCAACTCCGAGTTCATTGACCTGCGCTATAAAAAGATCCCGCGGCCGCGGATCAAAAAAGACATACTCAAGCATTCTTATTCAATTCAGCATCCGGCTCGCCTGTTGTTGCATCACCTGACTTTGCAAGTTTCAGAACCGCCGTCGCTGTCTCCACAGCAAGTCTCAGCTCTACAGTTCTGGCCGAAAACAGAGCCGCCGCAATGACATTACTGACACCCAATGAAACCATCAGCCAAACGATCACAACTGGTGCATAACTTGTTTCAAAGACGCTGCCGGATGCAAGTTTATAAAACAGGACGATCGGCACAAAAAAGATGACTAGCGTTATAACTGCCCAGGCGATCAACCTTCTCGGTTCGCGCTTATCAAGTTCAGATTTTGTCTCTTCAATCGCGTTCTCTAATGATTCAGTTCCCATTAGAATAAACTCCTCCAAGCTTAACCTGTTTCGACAATCACAATGGCCCGATGCAATACCTCGCTACAGCTGCAAGGTGATGGTGCGCATCGGTTGCTCAGTCAGTCGACAGGTTGATATTGATTTCAGGCGTGTGGTGCAGGGTTGCGTGAATCAGGCATGATGAAGCGACACGCTCCACGGCCTTTCTGCGTTTCTCGGGAAGTCCCGGCAGATGCACAGCAATGGTGAACGCACCAATTCTGCGCGGCGCATCCTCACTGACAGACCAGTCACAATCGACACGCAAGCCATCCGTGTCGATACCGGCCTGCTGGCAGTAACGGGCAACATAAAAGCCGATACAACCGGCCAAAGAGCCGGCAAAGAATTCCGGCGGCGTCATGCCGGAATCTTCGCCACCATTGTCCGTTGGCTGGTCAGTCATCACCGAGTGGCCGCGGCACTCAATATTGAATGCCGCCCCACTCTTAAACGTGGCAGTAAGCCTTGCCATTTCTACTCGCCATCCAGGCGTGTAATACCCAGAGTCTTCAGGAACGCCTTCTCGTAGAACGGTTCGGAAACACCGGTCTTCATCTTGCGCATGAAATACTTCTCAAACATCACCTTGGCAGTGTGCACCCACTTACCCTTCTTCATCCACTGAACATTGCGCGGTGGAATCTGAGGCAGCGCCACGAACGCCGCGCCGGTATCTCCCATGTCAGCCAGGCAGATCGCATTCCAGGTTCCGCATTTCTCGGGCTCTTCACCGAGAATGTCGTGGCAGATATTGTGAATTGCAGCTGTCACCATCGATTCTATCAGGTAACCGGTCTTCGGGGTTCCGCATGGTACAGGTGTGGCCTCTACCGGCGGAATAGCCACGCATACACCTGCCGAGTAGATATTCTTATAGGTCGGGTTCTGTTGCTGATCATTGATCATGACAAAGCCCATCGGGTTGCACATCTCCTCCACCTGTGCCACGGCGGGAATACCGCGGAACGGCGGCAGCATCATGGCGTACTTGAATGCCACCTCATGCGTATCCTCGGTTTCACCCTTACTGTTGACGGTTTCAACGTGCATCAGGCCATCTTCGATCTTGGTGGTCTTGGCATTGGTAAGCCACTTGATGTGACGCTGTCGCATCT harbors:
- a CDS encoding PAS domain S-box protein, encoding MKEIIDQLASHDLLQDIIEGVPIRIFWKDRDCRYLGCNTIFAWDAGVSRPEGLVGKTDFDLMWKDQAERYHADDFSIMESGNSRLAYEEQRTTPEGETIWLRTSKVPLRGKNDEVIGILGIYEDITAEKNKQIALQNSEKTLNHIFNSLQEAYYRTDIEGRIIKVSPSAGAMMACEAEELLGQEIAQFYLHESGREQFLKELHENNGTVYNFEAQIRRVDGEIIWVSTNAHYFRNMQGDVTGVEGTIRDVTKQKQVEMDLRDIRHRYQQAQRIAHLGHWQLDLTNNALTWSEEVFLIFEITPEQFGASYEAFLDAVHPEDRDYVNTAYSDSLNNRTGFDIEHRLLLQDGRIKWVNGRCETSYAEDGTALYSTGTVLDITDRKLAEQELHQEAAFRNQLMDRASEGIAVWCSEGDEGSAKFITWNRRMQEITGYTRDEINRHGWLETIYDNETERNRARDTMQSVIAGNPNFGKDFEIVTKSGERRTVHISSSAIYQEECTPCVLALIQDVTEHRVQQRLLSDERKRFKMLFESSSDGIFILDMHGHFIDINRTAHERLGYSKDEMMAMSIRELDPPEFAARVPERIAMIKKHGAATFETAHYRKDGSIMPVEINSRIIELDGEPVFYSVLRDISDRKKAEEELQLAKFVMDHAPVNITFIDSDARIRYLNGTGCETLGYSQEEALNLCIPDIDPLFPIEIWGEHWADLKARKSLIVETQHQRKSGEIFPIEVMANYMEFGDKAYNVAFDRDISDRKLAEAAMQRFRVALDNSADAIFIIDRSSMMFIDMNEAACNRMGYTRQELLAMGPGDITPYLSREQLEASFDQMFRDGSDSSTIDTVHACKDGSEFPVEVRLRSFKEDGRELLVAIARDVSDRKDLEEQLRHSQKMEAVGTLVGGIAHDFNNMLAAIQGNVYLAKMQLRDHPQLGDRLRNIEKLGNRAAEMVQQLLTFARKDSVTKRVFSLNPFMKEGFKLAKTLIPENIDHQTSICSEPLRIEGDATQLQQVLMNLLTNAVDAVAEVPNPAIQCSLTPFCADPAFLKKHPTLTGNRFACISVADNGHGIPEDQLSNIFEPFYTTKEVGKGTGLGLAMLYGAVQTHDGAIEVESKVNGGSLFRIFLPLSKQKSEPSAVSKADVMDGAGRTILIADDDKDVRQTTCEVLRSLGYRIIEAEDGESALNLFRKHRSEIDLIISDVVMPKIGGAVLLEAVRQINAELPVILVTGYDRDHVLNEDAQMDFCRVVNKPFDIDLLSHTVQELLAADRN
- a CDS encoding OsmC family protein, which encodes MARLTATFKSGAAFNIECRGHSVMTDQPTDNGGEDSGMTPPEFFAGSLAGCIGFYVARYCQQAGIDTDGLRVDCDWSVSEDAPRRIGAFTIAVHLPGLPEKRRKAVERVASSCLIHATLHHTPEININLSTD
- a CDS encoding HD family phosphohydrolase gives rise to the protein MKGKLLSRFSEVQNIAHTLATKQSTGDVLSSLLTGARRVSGADGGTIYLLGSDNQLHFTVMQNETLKISHVEPSEKSTSFIPIPLYDKEGNPNQENLAARAAIENNSSNIPDVYAAEGIHTSGIRAFDEQMNYRTQSLLTIPIHNQTWGVIGVLQLINSVNKDSGQAEPFSEADLLLAEALAFQAGTNITNARINAESEKLLDRVTRLNQIGISLSSQESTEQLLKEIVISAKALTFADAGTLYLHKDNKLHFEVMQTDSLDIHLSSADGNLSNIEPIPLYDMRGNPNDRLVAASAALHGSTINIPDVYQADGYNFTGTRAFDRKNGYRSQSFLTVPMHNQKKELIGVLQLINAISPDSGKITSFSEEDQQLAESFASQAAVALTNKRLNEELQLLLESFIDVISKSIDEKSPYTGGHCRRVTELAMMTARAASETDSGPLAGFRLSKEEMYEMKIAAMLHDCGKITTPVHIVDKSTKLETIHDRIDLLDLRHELIRRDMMIEKLQQQVAEPDSVLESLQEPLSKLQEDMAFIHQSNMGGEFMAPERQQRIHNIAAEYSWQDASGKIHPFITDDEAYNLNVAKGTLTDEEREIINFHIVSTIRMLEALPFPQHLQHVPEIAGGHHERMDGKGYPNGLTRDQMSVQARILGVADIFEALTASDRPYKPGMPLSRALSILETMKGEGHIDPDLFDLFIDKKIYLSYGHRFLDKQQVDIDAYHPKGDGNQ
- a CDS encoding YifB family Mg chelatase-like AAA ATPase translates to MLARLYSASLRGLDAEHVDVEVDLSKGLPCWSLVGLPEGAVREARDRIRSAVVNSGFEFPLRRITVNLSPADRRKDGSHFDLPIAIALLKASGQLSEQPRLPLLNGSSAPAKDAETPFLIGELALDGRLNPVNGVLSLALFARQQGFSSIILPKDNLREAVAVTGLTAYPAEHLLAVAEHLSGKSLLQSAARPEEGSHDREIDIDMADVRGQQQARRALEIAAAGGHHLLMSGPPGVGKSMLAKCLPGILPPLTMEQALEVTRIYSVSGDNSRFPMSRCPPLRQPHHSASDVAIIGGGSNPRPGEVSKADHGILFLDELPEHKRIVLETLRQPLEDGRVTVARAADTVEFPARFQLIAAMNPCPCGYLGHPVKPCRCSQAEIRRYMGRISGPLLDRFDLRIHVPPVEHHELSRMQPGEPSKKVAERIKLARARQYGRLGSGNVNARMSSSDIERDAKPDEEGAKLIDRAMNHFALSARSYHRILKVARTIADLDASESVTASHIAEALQYRGEDFIDTA
- a CDS encoding cytochrome-c peroxidase; this translates as MKNKSMITITILAMFSVAAVGCSDSSKDTPAVQQAAQPAAQPEPAPAPPADLPEGMGPLPTEVPVPADNPQTEEKVELGKILYFEPALSKSGNFSCNSCHNLGTGGVDNQQFSIGHKWQRGGRNAPTVLNSAFWSAQFWDGRAPQLEDQAKGPPLNPVEMASMDETEVVARLTEAGYGPLFEKVFGANALNYDNMAKAIAAFERTLITPDAPFDLYAQGKADISEAAKRGMQKVVEVGCTSCHSGALFTNNTFQKFAYGTDEGVKSVSGKDEDDHLFRVQSWRNVALTAPYFHDGGVKTLDEAVRVMAKTQLDTELSDGDTADIVEFLKTLTGTQPQVTFPVLPRPEGHALSWSD